A region of the Halodesulfovibrio sp. MK-HDV genome:
TGTGACGGAGTCTGAGAGCGGGAGAGAAAAGAAACATTCGGGCGCATACTTTTGTACAGGAACATACCTAACGAAAGCGCAACGCCGAGCATGATGCCTTTGTCCAAGTGTGGAGCGTAGGCGAGCGTTGTGATGAAGGAAATGACGGAGATAGCTCCATCGTACCACTTAATTTTCCATGCATGCACAAAGCTTGAGACGTTTAACAACCCGAATACTGCCATCATAATGATTGCCGCTAAAACTGCCTGCGGCAAATGATAGAGCAGTGGGGTACAGAACTGTAGTGTAAGCACAACCATAATGGAGGCGAATACACTGGACATGCCAGTTACGGCACCTGCTTGAAGATTGACTGCTGAACGGGAGAACGAGCCTGAAACCGGATAACTTCTGCCAAAGGCACCGATCATGTTGGCAAGTCCCTGCCCGATAAGTTCCTGATCCGGATCAATTCGCTGTCCTGTTTTCGCTGCCATGGCTTTCGCAATGGAAATAGCTTCCATAAAGCCGAGCAGAGAAATTATTACTGCGAACGGGATAAGGTGCAGTACGGCGGAAAGGTCGAATGTCGGAGCAGCAATAGTAGGGAGTCCAGATGGAATTGTTCCTACAACTGCACCGCCACCCATCATTGTAAGGGCTGTTGAGCTGACCTGTGTATTGCTTACACGCAGTCGCCATGTCCTGCCATCTGTATGCATGGCGGGCGGTGTTCCATTTTTAAGATAGAACGCCATGGTGCCGTCAGACTGCTCAACACCACTAAAGAGCATGTTACGAAGCGATGTACGAAGTTGATGGCTTTGGTCTTTTACGCCTGCCAGTCGCAATTCAATAGTGCTAAGTTCATGCTGAATGTTCAGCGCACGCAGAGATTCCCCCATCGCGTTTGCTGCTGAAAGTTCTTTGCTGAGTCCGGTTCGCTGCATTGCCAGCTTTTCAGCTGAAGCCAGAGTGCCGTTGAACACAGCTATGGTGCTCTGTACGCGGGAGGATTCGATAGACGATACAGGTATCGTTGCGTCATGGTTGAATCCGATTGCCCATGAGAGGCAAGTGGTAATAAGCACAGCAGCTAATACATTCGGTATCTTAGGAATAAACCGTTTGCATCCGATCATGATAGCAAACGCAAGTAGCCCCATAGCGAGTGTGGGTAAGTGCGTATAGTTAAATGCACCTTGTGCCACTCTAATAAGGGTCTCATAATGATGACTTGCTTTGTCTACGGATACGCCTGCCAGTTTAGACACCTGAGAGGTGGCAATAATGATAGCAGCAGCGTTGGTAAAGCCGTTGATAACCGGATGAGAGAGAAAGTTAACAACAAGACCGAGTCTCAATATACCAAGTAGAAACTGAAAACCGCCTACCATAAGAGCAAGGAGGATAGCGTAGGCGATGTAGCCTTCGCTTCCCATAGTGGCAAGAGGTTCAAGAGATGCTGCTGTCATTAAAGACACAACGGCGACAGGGCCAGTAGCCAACTGACGGCTGGAACCGAAGAGAGCAGCGATTAAAGGTGTAAGAAACGAAGCATAAAGCCCGTAGTACGCAGGGAGCCCTGCAAGCTGTGCGTATGCCATAGACTGAGGAATGAGAACTAAAGCTACAGTTAACCCCGCGATAGTATCCGACCGGAGTGTCTCCGTGTTGTAGTCCTTAATCCAGTTCATAAATGGGAAAAGATTGGCTAGCATTCCAAAAACTTTCCTTCAGCAAACTGCATTATTCTCTATCTTGACGAAAGTAAGTTACGCTGAGGTTCACAATCTGTTGATCATGCTAGAATAGTGCAGCAAGCAATCAAAGGTCGAGAAAGCATGTAAATCACATTTTCTAAATACGATTGTGAATAATTACTCAAGCGCCAGACTAAGAAGTACCACCATAAAACGGGGTTGAAAAGGGGTAAGTTAGTGGGTGCTAACATTGAAGAAAATGGATTTTTTCAAATTTTACTTTAAAAACAGTAAGATATAAATTTTTTTCATAAAATCCGTAAAAATATTTTGTGAATAAAATAACTAGATAGAAAAATGTTCGATTAATCAGTGGGTTTAGATGGTTGTAACTTTTTTTGTAAAAGGGAAGGGCAAAAGTAACAGGAGCAGTGGATTACCGTGGAGAGGGGTTGGGGCTTAAGATACTTTTTTGCAGAAAGTTAGTAAGGAGAGTGGGGTAAAGGCTGGTTGACGGTAGGAATAATTCGTTGTTATTGGCGAATTGGAGGGCTTATGGACTTGTCTATCGCTCAATTAAGCTACGCAGTTTGCGTGTTGTTGTTGGCCTCGATTGTTCGCGGACTAACAGGCTTTGGTTTTTCCGCAATAATTGTAACAGGCTTAAGCCTTGTTGTGGCACCGGCTCAAACTGTTATGCTTGCATTGTTTCTTGAGATTATTGCAAGTGTGCGCATGTTACCGTCGACATGGAAAAATATTAACTATAAATTGCTTGCGGCATTATGCGTGGGCACTGCTGTTGGAACCCCTGTAGGGGTTAGTTTGCTTGTGCTTTTGTCGCCGGATGTTATTCGCCTGATCATCTCTTGTACTGTATTGATCTTTGCCGTTTTGATATGGCGTGGTTTTAAGTACACAGGTAAACGTAATGTTGGCGTTGATTGCTTTGTGGGGTTGGTCTCTGGAGTCTGTAACGGCGCAGCTGCACTGGGTGGTTTGCCTATTGTGACTTTCCTGCTTTCAACAGAGGCGGCAGTAGTTGCAACCCGGGCAACGTTGATTGCGGTGTTTTTCTGCACAGATGTATATGCATTGCTTGTGGCTGGCGGACATGGAATTATCACATCCCAAACATTAGTGAACGTGGCGTGTTCAATACCGTTATTGCTTATTGGTGTTGCGGTAGGACAAAAGTTGTTTTCTGTAGCGTCACCAGCAGTGTTTAAAAAAGTCGCAGTGTTTTTGCTGATAGGGCTTTCGTGTGTAGGTTTGATTAAATCATGTATTACATTTCTCTAACTGATTTTTTTGATTTAATTGGGTAAATATTAAGGTTGGATGTGGCTCGTATGTGTATGCGAGCCTTTTTTTATGTCTTGTGAGTAGAGGAAAAAAGGCAAAAAAAAAGATCATACTTTCGTATGATCTTTTCCTAAGTGCATGGTGCCCAGGGGGAGACTCGAACTCCCACGGGCGTAGCCCACTACCCCCTCAAGATAGCGTGTCTACCAATTCCACCACCTGGGCACTTATTTGAACGTCGCTTGCGCGTTGTTCTGAGGGGTGCGTTAAAGTTTTTCCCTTAACGCGGAAAAAGTAATTATGTGTATTACGAGCATTTGGCAAGTGTTTTTTCGAAAAAAATGCAGAAAAAAGACGTTCAACATGTGGCTGTGTATGCCTTTTTTCCCCATCTGAAATATAACATACAAGATTTACAGTTTTTTTTGGATAGAGTCTTTGCAAGTTCTCAATGCAAAAAAGAGCAACCTGCAAGAGAATGAAGAATGTGGAGTAGTTGCCGAATGTGATTTTTGTTCACTGGTTGCTAAAAGCAGCACTTTGAAGGCGTTGTGTGTTTGAGGTGAAATAAAAACAGGAAAGGGCATGGCTGGATTAGGACAACACAGGCTTGAGTATAAGACTCTTGGCCCATTTGTGACCCACGTAAAGTTGCACCATAAAGATGGTAGCAATGAATATACGGCG
Encoded here:
- a CDS encoding SulP family inorganic anion transporter, encoding MLANLFPFMNWIKDYNTETLRSDTIAGLTVALVLIPQSMAYAQLAGLPAYYGLYASFLTPLIAALFGSSRQLATGPVAVVSLMTAASLEPLATMGSEGYIAYAILLALMVGGFQFLLGILRLGLVVNFLSHPVINGFTNAAAIIIATSQVSKLAGVSVDKASHHYETLIRVAQGAFNYTHLPTLAMGLLAFAIMIGCKRFIPKIPNVLAAVLITTCLSWAIGFNHDATIPVSSIESSRVQSTIAVFNGTLASAEKLAMQRTGLSKELSAANAMGESLRALNIQHELSTIELRLAGVKDQSHQLRTSLRNMLFSGVEQSDGTMAFYLKNGTPPAMHTDGRTWRLRVSNTQVSSTALTMMGGGAVVGTIPSGLPTIAAPTFDLSAVLHLIPFAVIISLLGFMEAISIAKAMAAKTGQRIDPDQELIGQGLANMIGAFGRSYPVSGSFSRSAVNLQAGAVTGMSSVFASIMVVLTLQFCTPLLYHLPQAVLAAIIMMAVFGLLNVSSFVHAWKIKWYDGAISVISFITTLAYAPHLDKGIMLGVALSLGMFLYKSMRPNVSFLSRSQTPSHRDTTLTGLENCKNISVIQFEGPLFFANASFLEDIVTEKISENDSLKHIVLSAGGINDVDCSGAEALELIIEKVQAKNIEFSICSANKTVLAVLQKAHLLEKIGTDHIYATAEEALRNDCRVTRAAKETTDGPLPAACLRAS
- a CDS encoding sulfite exporter TauE/SafE family protein, which codes for MDLSIAQLSYAVCVLLLASIVRGLTGFGFSAIIVTGLSLVVAPAQTVMLALFLEIIASVRMLPSTWKNINYKLLAALCVGTAVGTPVGVSLLVLLSPDVIRLIISCTVLIFAVLIWRGFKYTGKRNVGVDCFVGLVSGVCNGAAALGGLPIVTFLLSTEAAVVATRATLIAVFFCTDVYALLVAGGHGIITSQTLVNVACSIPLLLIGVAVGQKLFSVASPAVFKKVAVFLLIGLSCVGLIKSCITFL